TCCCTCTGAATCAGAGTAAGCTAGGTTCTTGTAATAGCCCGCTCTTAGCTTAAGTTGACGCAACAGATCGACTTCGGTACCAACACGAATCATCTGTTCATTGTCTTTAAACGACGTAAACTTTTCAGCTTCATTTAAATCGTAATCAACACTTAGCGTAAAGTAGTCTGCGACAATACCCGCTCCTACCGTATACACAGGCTCCAGTTTATAAGTGTATTTACCGCCCACTTGATGAGTAGCACGGCTCGTACTGCTTGTTAGCTCTTTGCTTGAATCTTTGGTTTCAATATCCCGAGCGAGCAAGTTAGTTGCTGACACACCGACTCGGAATGGGCCGAAGAACCAAAGTGCACCGGCATCCATATTGAAGGCTGTTTCACCACCGCCATTTTCTCTTACGTCAGATAAATCGTAATCGTTAACTGAAGCAACGTAATTGTATGTATAAATACGTTGAATTTTTGGTGTGATACCAAACGAGAGGTGCTGCCCCATAAAGGTTTGGTATTTCGCAAGAGAAAGCCCAACTTCGGTGACACCAATTGAAACAGCCTCAATGGCAGACAGTTCAAGTTTATCAATATCACTACCGGTAGTAAAAACCTCAGGTGTCGCAAATGATTCGGTATAGGCTTTAGCAAAAAGGTTAGCTGCTAAAAATCGATTTGGGAGGGCAAATGCAACTACCCCGCCGAGATTAACATTGGCTTGATTACCATCAAGCTTGTTGAGAGCGGCATCGAGATCAGACGTGTTCGTTGCATCGATGACGTCGTCGATATTTGATTTCATATCGTTAGGATCATTATAACTACCACCAAAACTCGGCGTAATCATACCTATGTCATCGTTTCTACGATAGATTGCAACCAGTGCTGGGTTGTAGAATGGCGCAGTTAGGAAGTTTGCAGAAACCACACCAACACTACCCATCGCATCACCACGCGCTTCGATCGCGTAGTTTGCTGCTGATAGAGGAAGACTGGCGAATGCAATTGACGCTGCGAGTAGCTTAGTAGTTTTGTTCATGCCGTTCATCTTTATTAGATCCATTACTTAGTTAACGGCACAATTCTAAATTACTTTAACTCCTCTTCGCTAGAAATATCATACGTTTTACTGATCGTTTGTACTTGTTCGACTGAAATGTCTCCTTGCCAGCGAGATTGCACCATTGAAACAGCCAATACATAGCGATCATTTGGTAAGTCTTCATTGGCTAAGCTTTTGGGATAATCAGATTCATAGCTTTTACCCCACACCTTGTCATATTTTTCGTCGACATAATCGAACAAACCAACGTCGAGCTTAGGCAATGGACAATAAGGATTTAATAGCTCTTTTTTATCAATTAACCAAGTATCTTTGGATGCCCAACGAACTTGTTGACGCGTAACAACCTTACCGAGAATGACCCAAGTACTCCAAGAATCCCGAGCGTCAGTTTTAACGCTCAAACGATACAAGCCTGGATTAAGTTGCGTAGACAGATTGTACCGTTTGTAATATCGATGATCAGACGAGCCATTGCCCCCTTGGTCATCTTTAGAGAATTCACTGTCTGATGAAACGACCTTATCTACCCACTTCTCGAAAGTGATATTTTTAATGTTGTTACTAGACTCGACATTGATTTCTACACGGAAAGTGTCTCGACCGGGGCTCTGAATCATCATTCTTTTGATCACCACAGAGCTGATCCAATCAGGTAACGTCTTTTTAGTAAGAGTTTTTCCACAATCTTTGTTCAATGCTTGAGCAAACAGTGTATTAAGATGCTCTTCTCGATACTCCGAAGCGTTGATTTGCCAAACTTCCACCAATGAATCAAACATCTGAGGTAAGTCATTGTTTAATAAATGTTTGTGAACTTGAGTTAACGCATCATTATTCTTAAACCAATCAGCAGCATGCGCCGTATTGATGAGGCTCAATAACATTAATACAGGAAGTAAGGCTTTTTTCATTACGCTTTCATCTTATAACCAACACCACGTAATGTTTCGATTTCTAAGCCTGGTAGCTTCTGCCTAAGTTGCAACACGTGGGTATCGACGGTACGGGTTGTTGGGAAGTGATTGTAACCCCACACATGGTCAAGCAGTTCATCACGTGTAAACACGCGTCCAAGATTACTTGCTAAGAACAACAGAAGATCAAATTCAGTACGCGTTAGCGTTGTTTCTTGCTCATGGAAAAATACTTCACGAGTGGCTTTATCGATAACAAGATTCTGAGCAGTTACTTTTGATTCATCTTTTTCTTCGGTGTCTGGTAGACGGAGTTGGGCACGAATTCGAGCAAAAAGCTCAGCTTCAGCGAATGGCTTCGTTAAGTAATCATTTGCCCCCGAATCTAGGCCTGCCACTTTATCTTTTACGGTAACGAGAGCCGTCAGTAAAATAACCGGAATGTCTTTCTTTTTCTTCCAATTTGGAAGAAAGTCTACTGAGTCACCATCAGGAAGTTGACGGTCTAAAATCACAAGATCCGCTTGCTCCCAATAGCCTTCAACTTCAGAGATGAGCTCTGCATGCAAACATTCATATCCAGCTTGCTCAAGGCTAACCAATAAACCGTCAGCTAAATTTTTATCATCTTCAACGAGAAGCAATGTCTGTTTCACAAGGTATCTCCAAAATAAATGTTGTTGGGGGGCCGATAAGCGTCATATGACCGCCCATTTTTCCGACCATAGATTCCACTATTGTCAGACCTAAACCTAGCCCACTCTTACTCACGAATGGCTTTCTTAGTTGCCCCCAATCTTTGCGGGATAAGTCTCCATTATCTATAACTTTAAATGTCAGCTTTTTGTCAGAAGTATTCAGTTCTAGTATTATAGGAGGCACACCGTACTTTACGGCGTTTCTGATTAAGTTATCGATACAAGTACCTAACCAATATACGTTCACTTTTGCAGCAATATCTTTATTCACACGCAGTTCAATTCCCGGTGCAAAATCTTCTTCAACTTTATATTGTAGCCAATCTTCTACGCTTGGCACCCACTCAGTGGCCAATGGTTGGTTATCCGATTGTAAGTAGTCTTTACTGGCTTCCGCCAACTGCCTTAAGCGACGAGTATCTTCACATAATCGACGAAATTCGTCATATACTGTCTCTGGCAACTGTTCGAATTCACGTCTAAATCCTTCAACTGTCAATGATAGACTCGCAATGGGTGTTCTTAACTCATGAGTCAGTATTTGAAGTACCAACATACGGCTTTTCATCTCTTGCTTACGGCTATTCCAGCGATAAAGTGACCAACCCGACACAAGCGCGATATTCGCTATGAGCAAAATAAACATCGCGACTTGCAGCAGCTCTGAGTGATCTTCGATCTCCCAACACACGTTACCACGCTGCACGAAACAACTATTGCCTTCTGACGACAAGCTGAATGATAATCCAACTTGCGTTGCATTTTCGTTCCAGACAGACTCTTTATATAAGTAATACCTGTCACCACGTTTCACCCACATCTCGTCAAGCTCAACAAACATGCTGGCACCGGATAACAGCGCAGTAATAGCGTCACTATCCATTTTTTGCAACCGAGATAACAGTTCATCGTGTTCAGTGTTTGGTCGCTCTTGAATGTGCATAAAGCGCTTTAAGTCATCGAACTTTTCAGGATGCTGTTCAACGTATCTTGCGGCATAAGACCCTCCGCCAGGATGGATTAAACCACTACGACTAAACCAACGGTCGGACAGTTTAGTTCCTTTACATAATGCTCGGGTAAAAACCAAAGGTTCCGTAATTAAGGGGCTTAATGGTAACTTACCGCTACAGGTTTTAGATAACTGATATAAGCGTTGGATGTCTTTTAATGGGTATTGGGCCGTTTGTGGCAGCATTGAGGACGGCATAATCAATCGAGTAGGATAATCAGCTTGAAGCAGTCGAATATCGTAAGACTCAATAGCCGTTTCATGATCAAATAGTTTAGTGAAGTTATCGATACGCTCAGGTAAAGAATCTTCAGCAAATACATTTACCGAGATGGATAACAGACTAACAAGGAGGATAAAAGTTCTTTTGATGATCACAAACTAGCACAAATTAATATTGACCAATCAAATATATACCATCTGCTGTCAAAGATAAATTTTTAACGGGACGAAAAACAATAAGTATCACACGTGACAACGATTGGAGGATAGCTCGCTGCAAGATAGGCCAGTAAATAGAAGGAACTCATAACGAGTTCCTTCTTATTTTAAGATTAAAGGTGCTCTAAGATTCCCAAGCAACTCTGTTTCGCATCACCAAACAGCATTTGCGTGTTTTCTTTAAAGAACAATGGATTCTGCACACCTGCATAACCCGTGTTCATCGAACGTTTAAATACGATAACATTTTGAGCATTCCAAACTTCCAGTACTGGCATACCAGCAATTGGGCTATTTGGATCTTCTAACGCAGCTGGATTCACAGTGTCATTCGCACCGATAACCAATACCGTATCTGTATCATCAAAGTCATCATTGATTTCGTCCATTTCAAGAACGACATCGTAAGGTACTTTTGCTTCAGCAAGCAGTACGTTCATGTGACCCGGTAATCTACCAGCAACAGGGTGGATACCAAATCGAACCTTAATACCTTGAGCACGCAGCTTTTCAGTGATGGCGTGAACGGGATATTGAGCTTGTGCTACTGCCATGCCGTATCCAGGAGTGATAATTACTGATTTTGAGTTTTTCAGCATATCAGCCACATCTTCAGCTGATGTTTCACGGTGTTCACCCTGCTCTTCATCGCCATCAGACACAGCCACTTCTTGGCCAAATCCACCCGCAATAACGCTAATGAACGAGCGATTCATCGCCTTACACATAATGTAAGAGAGAATTGCACCCGACGAACCAACCAACGCACCGGTTACGATAAGCAAATCATTCGCCAGCATGAAACCTGCTGCTGCTGCTGCCCAACCAGAATACGAGTTCAGCATAGAAACCACGACTGGCATATCAGCGCCGCCAATCGATGCCACTAAATGATAGCCGAATGCGAAAGCAATCAGTGTCATCACCATTAACGCAAACATGCTGCCATCCGCTTTCACAAACATGATCATCAGCAGTGCAGAAATTACGATAGCCGCTAGGTTCCACTTGTGCTTATGAGGGATGTTCAATGCAGACGAAGAGATAACGCCGCGAAGCTTACCAAACGCAACAATAGAACCCGTGAAAGTGACCGCACCGATAAATACCCCAAGGAACACTTCCACTAAGTGGATAACGTGCTCTGCATGAATATCTGCAGGGTTGATCGAAACAGCAGTCGGTGGATCGATATAGCTGTTATAACCCACAAGTACCGCCGCCATACCCACAAAGCTGTGCAGAATAGCCACCAGCTCAGGCATTTCAGTCATTTCTACTTTTCTTGCGTAGTGGATACCAATGCCACCGCCGATCACCATTGCAATAATGATCCACACAATACCAGCAGAATGAGGGCCAAAGATCGTCGCGATCAATGCGATTGCCATACCTGTAATACCGTAATAGTTACCCGCACGTGCAGATTCCTGTTTCGATAATCCAGCCAAACTCATGATAAAAAATACAGCAGCAACAATATAAGCTGCTTGTACTAATCCTTCAGACATCTGTTACTCCTTAGTCTTTACGGAACATTTCAAGCATACGTTTGGTCACGGTAAAGCCACCAAAGATATTGATACTTGCAATTAATACGGCAATAAATGATAAGAACGTGACGACGCCACTTCCTTGTCCGATCTGTAACAGTGCACCTACTACAATGATCCCCGAAATCGCGTTCGTCACGGACATCAAAGGCGTATGCAGAGAATGGCTGACATTCCAAACTACGTAATAACCCACCACACAAGCGAGAACAAAAACGGTAAAGTGAGATAAGAACGCAGCTGGAGCAACCGAAGCTACCCAAGCGAATGCACCAACAGCAATTGCCATGCCTGCCGCTTTCTTCATTGGAGAAACAGGTTCTTCAACTTTAGGCTCTGGTTTGGCCGCTTTTGGCTTAGCTTGTTGTGGTTGAGCTGAAACTTGAATCGGTGGAGCTGGCCAAGTGACCTCGCCCTCTTTAACGACAGTAACACCACGCAGAACAACATCTTCAAAGTCGATATTGATGTTGCCATCTTTCTCTTTGCAAAGCAGTTTCAGCAGGTTAACTAGATTCGTTGCATACAGTTGAGATGATTGAGTCGGTAGACGACCAACCATATCGGTGTAACCGACAACCTTTACGCCATTCGCCGTTGTAATGACTTGATCCGCAACCGTGTATTCACAGTTACCGCCATTGGCTGCCGCAAGGTCTACAATCACACTACCTGCACTCATGCTGTCTACCATCTCTTTGGTAATCAGCTTAGGCGCAGGGCGACCTGGAATCAGCGCCGTTGTAATGATGATATCGACGTCTTTCGCTTGAGCGGCATAAAGCTCTTCGGCTTTCTTATTGAATGCTTCAGACATCTCTTTAGCGTAGCCATCACCCGCACCGGTATCTTCTTGGAAATCCACTTCCAAGAACTCCGCGCCCATTGACTCAACTTGTTCTTTTACTTCAGGGCGAACATCGAACGAACGAACGATAGCGCCTAAGCTACCCGCCGCGCCTATTGCTGCCAAGCCAGCAACACCCGCACCGGCAACCAATACTTTTGCGGGCGGAACTTTACCAGCTGCTGTAATTTGACCGGTAAAAAATCGACCAAATTCATGCGCGGCTTCAACAACAGCACGATAACCTGCGATGTTTGCCATAGAACTCAATGCATCGAGTGCTTGAGCTCTTGAAATTCGTGGGACAGAATCCATCGCCATCACGTTAATATTGCGAGTGGACAATTGTTCCATTAATTCTGGGTTTTGCGCTGGCCAAATAAAGCTGACCAATGTTGCGCCATCTTTGAGTAATTCGATTTCATTTTTATTATCGTCAACGATCGGAGCGTTAACTTTAAAGATAATATCGGACTTCCAAGCCTCATCGGCGGTAACAACTTTTGCTCCAGCTTGTTCATACGCTGCATCTTCAAAACTTGCTAACGCACCAGCTTGTGACTCAACACAAACTTCAAACCCTAATTTTAATAGCTGTTCTACCGATTTCGGCGAAGCAGCGACTCGCGTTTCTCCCGCGAGTGTTTCTCTTGGTACACCAATTTGCATAGCGATTCCTTGACTATTGGCACAATGACTTGTTCGTTTGTATCTAACGACAACTAATACTTCAAGCGTTTTATTCAAAGAACAGGAAAAGTTATTACTTATAACGATTTAGTTGAGTTTTCGGCGCTTCATTTCGACAAAAGTTGGCTTCCTTAAAGCAATGCCTCAAATCACTGACTAGCCACCCTTTTAGTAACAACCCACTCGCTGGTCCTTGTATCTAAAACGAAAAAAACTTTCAACATAGACACTTGAAAGTTCCATAAATGATGACCGACATCAACCTAATATTAATTGATTAACTAAAAATATTACCGCTCATTTGATCAATGAACATCTGTGATTTTTTGAGCATCAATTGATTAGCATCTTCTTTGTTTGAAACGACATCAGAACGAATAAAGCGATGAGTTTTGATTTCGCCATCGACTTCTTTCTCAATTCGCCCAGCAACGCGGTACTGACCAGACTCTGCAATGGCATCTTGGTAAATACTGAACCCTTTGTATTCCACTGGTTCAATTTCTACTTTTTGTTCAGTTTTTTCTTTACCACCA
The DNA window shown above is from Vibrio artabrorum and carries:
- a CDS encoding conjugal transfer protein TraF, producing the protein MNKTTKLLAASIAFASLPLSAANYAIEARGDAMGSVGVVSANFLTAPFYNPALVAIYRRNDDIGMITPSFGGSYNDPNDMKSNIDDVIDATNTSDLDAALNKLDGNQANVNLGGVVAFALPNRFLAANLFAKAYTESFATPEVFTTGSDIDKLELSAIEAVSIGVTEVGLSLAKYQTFMGQHLSFGITPKIQRIYTYNYVASVNDYDLSDVRENGGGETAFNMDAGALWFFGPFRVGVSATNLLARDIETKDSSKELTSSTSRATHQVGGKYTYKLEPVYTVGAGIVADYFTLSVDYDLNEAEKFTSFKDNEQMIRVGTEVDLLRQLKLRAGYYKNLAYSDSEGTVTAGIGLSPLNLFQLDISANYTNENAMGASINFLASY
- a CDS encoding DUF2861 family protein gives rise to the protein MKKALLPVLMLLSLINTAHAADWFKNNDALTQVHKHLLNNDLPQMFDSLVEVWQINASEYREEHLNTLFAQALNKDCGKTLTKKTLPDWISSVVIKRMMIQSPGRDTFRVEINVESSNNIKNITFEKWVDKVVSSDSEFSKDDQGGNGSSDHRYYKRYNLSTQLNPGLYRLSVKTDARDSWSTWVILGKVVTRQQVRWASKDTWLIDKKELLNPYCPLPKLDVGLFDYVDEKYDKVWGKSYESDYPKSLANEDLPNDRYVLAVSMVQSRWQGDISVEQVQTISKTYDISSEEELK
- the vxrB gene encoding response regulator transcription factor VxrB — encoded protein: MKQTLLLVEDDKNLADGLLVSLEQAGYECLHAELISEVEGYWEQADLVILDRQLPDGDSVDFLPNWKKKKDIPVILLTALVTVKDKVAGLDSGANDYLTKPFAEAELFARIRAQLRLPDTEEKDESKVTAQNLVIDKATREVFFHEQETTLTRTEFDLLLFLASNLGRVFTRDELLDHVWGYNHFPTTRTVDTHVLQLRQKLPGLEIETLRGVGYKMKA
- the vxrA gene encoding sensor histidine kinase VxrA; amino-acid sequence: MIKRTFILLVSLLSISVNVFAEDSLPERIDNFTKLFDHETAIESYDIRLLQADYPTRLIMPSSMLPQTAQYPLKDIQRLYQLSKTCSGKLPLSPLITEPLVFTRALCKGTKLSDRWFSRSGLIHPGGGSYAARYVEQHPEKFDDLKRFMHIQERPNTEHDELLSRLQKMDSDAITALLSGASMFVELDEMWVKRGDRYYLYKESVWNENATQVGLSFSLSSEGNSCFVQRGNVCWEIEDHSELLQVAMFILLIANIALVSGWSLYRWNSRKQEMKSRMLVLQILTHELRTPIASLSLTVEGFRREFEQLPETVYDEFRRLCEDTRRLRQLAEASKDYLQSDNQPLATEWVPSVEDWLQYKVEEDFAPGIELRVNKDIAAKVNVYWLGTCIDNLIRNAVKYGVPPIILELNTSDKKLTFKVIDNGDLSRKDWGQLRKPFVSKSGLGLGLTIVESMVGKMGGHMTLIGPPTTFILEIPCETDIASR
- the pntB gene encoding Re/Si-specific NAD(P)(+) transhydrogenase subunit beta, which produces MSEGLVQAAYIVAAVFFIMSLAGLSKQESARAGNYYGITGMAIALIATIFGPHSAGIVWIIIAMVIGGGIGIHYARKVEMTEMPELVAILHSFVGMAAVLVGYNSYIDPPTAVSINPADIHAEHVIHLVEVFLGVFIGAVTFTGSIVAFGKLRGVISSSALNIPHKHKWNLAAIVISALLMIMFVKADGSMFALMVMTLIAFAFGYHLVASIGGADMPVVVSMLNSYSGWAAAAAGFMLANDLLIVTGALVGSSGAILSYIMCKAMNRSFISVIAGGFGQEVAVSDGDEEQGEHRETSAEDVADMLKNSKSVIITPGYGMAVAQAQYPVHAITEKLRAQGIKVRFGIHPVAGRLPGHMNVLLAEAKVPYDVVLEMDEINDDFDDTDTVLVIGANDTVNPAALEDPNSPIAGMPVLEVWNAQNVIVFKRSMNTGYAGVQNPLFFKENTQMLFGDAKQSCLGILEHL
- the pntA gene encoding Re/Si-specific NAD(P)(+) transhydrogenase subunit alpha encodes the protein MQIGVPRETLAGETRVAASPKSVEQLLKLGFEVCVESQAGALASFEDAAYEQAGAKVVTADEAWKSDIIFKVNAPIVDDNKNEIELLKDGATLVSFIWPAQNPELMEQLSTRNINVMAMDSVPRISRAQALDALSSMANIAGYRAVVEAAHEFGRFFTGQITAAGKVPPAKVLVAGAGVAGLAAIGAAGSLGAIVRSFDVRPEVKEQVESMGAEFLEVDFQEDTGAGDGYAKEMSEAFNKKAEELYAAQAKDVDIIITTALIPGRPAPKLITKEMVDSMSAGSVIVDLAAANGGNCEYTVADQVITTANGVKVVGYTDMVGRLPTQSSQLYATNLVNLLKLLCKEKDGNINIDFEDVVLRGVTVVKEGEVTWPAPPIQVSAQPQQAKPKAAKPEPKVEEPVSPMKKAAGMAIAVGAFAWVASVAPAAFLSHFTVFVLACVVGYYVVWNVSHSLHTPLMSVTNAISGIIVVGALLQIGQGSGVVTFLSFIAVLIASINIFGGFTVTKRMLEMFRKD
- a CDS encoding HlyU family transcriptional regulator, with the translated sequence MGFFSRLFGGKEKTEQKVEIEPVEYKGFSIYQDAIAESGQYRVAGRIEKEVDGEIKTHRFIRSDVVSNKEDANQLMLKKSQMFIDQMSGNIFS